In one Nicotiana sylvestris chromosome 8, ASM39365v2, whole genome shotgun sequence genomic region, the following are encoded:
- the LOC104211109 gene encoding transcription elongation factor 1 homolog, whose protein sequence is MGKRKSRAKPAPKKRMDKLDSVFSCPFCNHGSSVECRIDMKNLIGEAICRICQESFSTTVTALTEPIDIYSEWIDECERVNNLEDYGD, encoded by the exons ATGGGCAAGAGGAAGTCAAGAGCAAAGCCAGCACCAAAGAAGAGAATGGACAAACTTGACAGTGTCTTCAGTTGTCCTTTTTGCAATCATGGAAGCAGTGTAGAATGTCGCAT TGATATGAAGAACTTGATTGGTGAGGCCATATGCAGGATTTGCCAGGAAAGCTTTAGTACCACTGTGACAG CTTTGACTGAGCCTATAGACAT ATATAGCGAATGGATAGATGAATGTGAACGTGTCAATAACCTCGAAGATTATGGAGACTAG
- the LOC104211108 gene encoding probable E3 ubiquitin-protein ligase ZFP1 — translation MSYSNQITDLEADQRSQDVHPEPCAFYRSLTTFPQPNVHAILPAPGNAGNFYLHHPQDCQEGALIYGMSQYNGVQYQHPASNFDPAIASSTNHYNHYVAAPSASRDLQVAVNHGQHEWLPFSSTQGTFGINVDSYGRNNIYGDSVRGLFKRKNAEGIPVNFQYQHALVGSSSSLAPMGAASFIPPEYRGNDSSSFIEDGALRSVRDISGASGPDNVLGHNNNDLLQGNYVGQACQFPGNYWSGLQFNSTARETESWAWNRSARLPYLPGDTRGCEDGGNFSMRGYQVTAGNGGLTSFVHPSVPQGHPNLRHLPPNVQGVRPHIITLPPQMTASSHRHLPSSSLNSSINPFALVEAGPRYIRPFPPTGFRLYRPQRGEFMHETNVRNHNLPNMRVLPEDGVAMLDIPGYHAVSDPADQHGEMRMDVDHMSYEELLALGEQIGTVKTGLSEEVIVSHLKTRSFSSSVTPCNLERAACSDSKTDFCVICQSNYDDQESIGTLKCGHEYHADCVKKWLIMKNNCPICKSTALLTEGKDL, via the exons ATGTCCTATAGTAATCAAATAACTGATTTGGAAGCAGACCAGCGAAGTCAAGATGTCCATCCGGAGCCTTGTGCTTTTTACCGGAGCTTAACAACTTTTCCGCAGCCTAATGTCCACGCAATATTACCAGCCCCTGGAAATGCTGGTAATTTCTATTTGCACCATCCACAAGACTGTCAAGAGGGTGCATTAATTTATGGGATGTCGCAGTACAATGGGGTTCAATATCAACATCCTGCCTCCAATTTCGACCCAGCCATTGCTTCATCGACAAATCATTATAACCATTACGTAGCTGCTCCATCTGCTTCTAGAGATCTCCAGGTTGCAGTAAACCATGGGCAACATGAGTGGCTTCCATTTTCAAGCACTCAAGGCACCTTTGGAATTAATGTAGACAGTTATGGAAGGAACAATATTTATGGCGACAGTGTCAGAGGCTTGTTTAAGAGAAAGAATGCTGAAGGGATTCCCGTGAATTTTCAGTATCAGCATGCCTTGGTAGGCTCCAGTTCTTCTCTTGCCCCAATGGGTGCTGCATCGTTTATACCACCTGAGTACAGAGGAAATGACTCATCATCATTCATCGAAGATGGAGCACTGAGAAGTGTGAGGGACATATCTGGTGCTAGTGGTCCAGATAATGTATTAGGACACAACAACAATGATCTGCTTCAAGGAAACTATGTCGGCCAAGCCTGTCAATTTCCTGGAAATTATTGGTCAGGCTTGCAGTTCAACAGCACCGCTAGAGAGACTGAATCTTGGGCCTGGAATCGTAGTGCTCGTCTACCTTATCTGCCTG GTGATACTCGAGGTTGTGAAGATGGTGGAAACTTCAGTATGCGAGGTTATCAAGTAACAGCCGGCAACGGAGGTTTGACTAGTTTTGTGCACCCATCCGTTCCTCAAGGGCACCCAAACCTTCGTCATTTGCCCCCAAATGTCCAAGGAGTGAGGCCCCACATTATCACCCTCCCTCCACAAATGACTGCTTCTTCACACAGACACCTCCCAAGTAGCTCGTTGAACAGCTCTATCAATCCATTCGCCCTTGTGGAAGCAGGGCCTAGATATATTAGACCATTCCCACCGACTGGGTTTAGATTGTACAGGCCTCAACGAGGAGAATTTATGCATGAAACAAATGTTAGAAATCACAACCTACCTAACATGAGAGTTCTTCCTGAAGAT GGAGTGGCAATGTTGGATATTCCTGGCTACCATGCAGTGAGTGATCCTGCTGATCAGCATGGAGAGATGCGTATGGACGTAGATCACATGTCTTATGAG GAGCTTCTTGCATTGGGAGAGCAGATCGGCACTGTAAAAACCGGGTTATCAGAGGAGGTCATTGTTAGCCATTTGAAAACAAGATCATTTTCATCATCGGTAACTCCTTGCAATTTGGAAAGGGCTGCATGTTCAGATAGCAAGACTGATTTCTGTGTCATATGCCAG TCTAATTACGATGATCAAGAGAGCATCGGGACACTCAAGTGCGGACATGAGTATCATGCAGATTGCGTAAAGAAATGGTTGATTATGAAGAACAATTGTCCCATCTGCAAGTCCACAGCATTGTTGACGGAAGGAAAGGATTTGTGA
- the LOC138874619 gene encoding uncharacterized protein, with protein MGVGGTRGKNELGILGDRDFRELVLDVKRLNDRLMAINLVIGGLTLSMVSAYASHAGLGEEVKRQFLEDLDEVVCGIPHSDKIFIGGNFNGHIGETARDYDDMHGGFDFGVRNEGGTSLLDFARAFDLVLANSKRDRGICTNCKVISSEWLSTQHELLVMDLEIKREKEKRAVFGQPKIKWGALTEHKVGELGEKLLDMGVWRSCGDASSIWTSIANYISEAARAVLGSQRVSPGATKATNGGMERSKAKKEAKLAVTTAKTAAFELLYAELGGRGGDKRPFKLAKVQERAARDLDQVRCIKDEDDKILVEEACIRRMWQSYFHKLLNEDGDRNIVLVELENSEN; from the exons ATGGGTGTTGGGGGTACTAGGGGCAAGAACGAGTTAGGTATCTTAGGAGACAGGGATTTTAGGGAGCTTGTGCTTGATGTTAAGAGGCTGAACGATAGATTGATGGCTATTAATCTAGTGATTGGTGGGCTCACTTTAAGCATGGTTAGTGCATACGCATCGCATGCAGGCTTGGGAGAGGAGGTCAAGAGGCAATTCTTGGAGGATTTAGATGAGGTGGTGTGTGGTATTCCGCACTCCGACAAAATTTTCATAGGAGGTAATTTTAATGGTCATATTGGGGAGACGGCTAGGGATTATGATGATATGCATGGCGGGTTCGATTTTGGAGTTAGGAATGAAGGTGGTACTTCGTTGCTGGATTTTGCTAGAGCCTTTGATTTGGTGCTAGCTAACTC GAAGAGGGATAGAGGCATATGCACTAATTGCAAGGTTATTTCGAGTGAGTGGCTTTCGACCCAACATGAGCTCTTGGTTATGGACTTGGAGATTAAGAGGGAGAAGGAGAAGAGAGCGGTGTTTGGTCAACCTAAGATCAAGTGGGGAGCCTTGACTGAGCACAAAGTTGGGGAATTGGGAGAGAAGTTGTTAGATATGGGGGTTTGGAGGAGTTGTGGAGACGCGAGTAGTATATGGACCTCGATAGCAAATTACATTAGTGAAGCTGCTAGAGCAGTGTTAGGGTCACAAAGGGTTTCTCCAGGGGCCACAAAGGCGACTAATGGTGGAATGGAGAGGTCCAAG GCTAAGAAAGAGGCAAAGTTAGCGGTCACGACGGCTAAAACCGCAGCATTTGAACTCTTGTATGCTGAACTTGGGGGTAGAGGCGGTGACAAGAGACCGTTCAAGTTAGCCAAGGTTCAAGAAAGGGCGGCTCGGgacctggaccaagtgaggtgcatcaaagacgaggatGACAAGATATTGGTGGAAGAGGCGTGTATTAGGCGCATGTGGCAGTCATACTTCCATAAACTCTTGAACGAGGATGGGGACAGGAACATTGTTCTTGTGGAGTTGGAGAACTCAGAGAACTAA